In the genome of Pseudoalteromonas rubra, one region contains:
- a CDS encoding EamA family transporter gives MHVLNKSFLYAIACLLLAMITIQSGASIAKQLFPHVGPEGTTAYRLGFSALILCLVFRPWRHLPKNWRPVILYGLSLGIMNLTFYYAIERIPLGIGVALEFTGPLAVALFSSRRKRDYFWVALALAGILLLLPQMGEVDGLDPIGVLLALTAGACWAGYILFGKKSGGHGSGGATVAIGMSVAAFAVVPIGVISQGGALLDWSLIPLGIAIGLLSSALPYSLEMVALKKMPAQGFSIMMSMEPAIAALAGLVILGELLTAWQWLAIFMVIAASLGSSLSAKQ, from the coding sequence GCCATCGCGTGCTTGTTACTGGCTATGATTACCATTCAGTCTGGTGCTTCAATTGCCAAACAGCTATTTCCTCATGTTGGGCCAGAGGGCACGACGGCTTATCGTCTGGGATTTTCGGCACTGATATTATGTCTGGTCTTTCGACCCTGGCGGCATTTACCCAAAAACTGGCGTCCAGTGATTTTATACGGACTGAGTCTGGGTATTATGAATCTGACATTTTATTATGCAATAGAGCGTATCCCGCTTGGCATTGGGGTGGCGCTGGAATTTACCGGACCTCTTGCGGTGGCATTATTCTCATCGCGTCGTAAACGAGATTACTTCTGGGTAGCGCTGGCACTTGCAGGTATATTGCTATTGCTACCGCAGATGGGCGAAGTAGATGGCCTGGACCCGATCGGCGTATTGCTTGCACTCACCGCTGGTGCATGTTGGGCAGGTTACATCCTGTTTGGCAAAAAAAGTGGCGGTCATGGCAGTGGTGGCGCAACCGTTGCAATCGGTATGAGTGTTGCGGCATTTGCCGTTGTACCGATTGGTGTCATATCACAGGGAGGGGCATTACTCGACTGGTCTTTGATCCCTCTTGGTATTGCGATTGGATTATTATCAAGTGCCCTGCCCTATAGCCTTGAAATGGTCGCGTTAAAGAAAATGCCGGCTCAGGGCTTTAGCATTATGATGAGTATGGAGCCGGCCATCGCAGCGCTAGCCGGCTTAGTGATCTTGGGAGAGCTATTGACTGCCTGGCAATGGCTGGCAATCTTTATGGTCATCGCCGCTTCATTAGGTAGCTCTTTGTCCGCCAAACAATAG